The Chloroflexota bacterium sequence CCGCCGTGGGCGACCTGGCCATCTGGCCGCCGGGGCGGGCGTTCTGCATCTTCTTCGGTCCCACCCCGGCCAGCCGCGGTCCCGAGTCGCGCGCCGCAAGCCCGATTGCGCCCGTCGGACGCATCGACGACCCCGACATAGCTGCCCTGCGACGGGTTCGCTCAGGAGCCACGCTCACCATCGAGGCGCTGGATGAGCTACAGGCGTAACGCCGAGATTTGCTTCTTTTCTTGAAGAACGGGTCACTCTGGTCAGCGGCGAGCGGTCGCCCAGCTTCCCTGTCGAAGTCCGGTCCCCTCTCCCTTGATGGGAGAGGGTTAGGGTGAGGGTGAACGCGGCAGCATTTCCGCCGGACGCATGCCGAAGGAGACAGAGCGACCCGCAATCCCTCTTGAAGCAGTATTGACGCGTTCGCATTCTGTCTGGTAGCTTGGCCGTGCGTGGAATCATC is a genomic window containing:
- a CDS encoding cyclophilin-like fold protein; protein product: MHAGDYSVEARLHDTPAADAVWQALPLRVSVSTWGDEIYAGIGVDVDLTSDATDVAAVGDLAIWPPGRAFCIFFGPTPASRGPESRAASPIAPVGRIDDPDIAALRRVRSGATLTIEALDELQA